One region of Rhodospirillales bacterium genomic DNA includes:
- a CDS encoding methylmalonyl-CoA epimerase — protein GDGEPKIGAHGKPVLFLHPKDFLGTLIELEEA, from the coding sequence TCGGCGACGGCGAGCCGAAGATCGGCGCGCACGGCAAGCCGGTGCTGTTCCTGCATCCCAAGGATTTCCTCGGTACCTTGATCGAATTGGAAGAGGCGTGA
- a CDS encoding DUF1467 family protein — protein sequence MKWYTALAIYTVIWWLVLFMVLPWGNRPIATEDVAKGHAAGSPERPRILIKFALTSIVAAVVFAIGYWAYVSDLISIRR from the coding sequence ATGAAATGGTACACGGCGCTTGCGATTTACACCGTCATCTGGTGGCTGGTTCTGTTCATGGTGCTGCCTTGGGGCAATCGCCCGATCGCGACCGAGGACGTGGCCAAGGGCCACGCCGCGGGTTCGCCCGAGCGTCCGCGCATCCTGATCAAGTTCGCGCTCACGTCGATCGTGGCGGCGGTTGTGTTCGCGATCGGCTATTGGGCCTACGTTTCCGATCTGATATCGATCCGTCGTTGA
- a CDS encoding proline--tRNA ligase translates to MRLSRYFLPTLKENPSEAQIVSHRLMLRAGMIRQSSAGIYSWLPLGFRVLANIQRIVEQEQDAIGCQQLLMPTIQPADLWRESDRYDAYGPEMLRIRDRHERDMLYGPTNEEQITDIFRGSIKSYRDLPKLLYHVQWKFRDEIRPRFGVMRGREFLMKDAYSFDLDYAGARTSYNKMFACYLRTFQRLGLKAIPLAADTGPIGGDLSHEFLILAETGESQVFCHRQLLDFALPNAVPDDPKDLQALVDRWTSVYAASDEKHDPAKGAALGADLVTARGIEVGHIFYFGTKYSKPMKAMVAGPKGEEIMVEMGSYGIGVSRLVGAIIEASHDLAGIVWPESVAPFRVGLINLKNGDPDCDRACEEIYRTLGERGVATLYDDRDQRAGVKFADMDLIGLPWQLVVGPRGVKSGVVEFKNRKSGERQELSRESALARLVGD, encoded by the coding sequence ATGCGCCTATCCCGATACTTTTTGCCCACCCTCAAGGAAAATCCGTCCGAAGCCCAGATCGTCTCCCACCGCCTGATGCTGCGGGCGGGGATGATCCGCCAGTCGAGCGCCGGCATCTATTCATGGCTGCCGCTCGGCTTTCGCGTGCTCGCCAACATCCAGCGCATCGTCGAACAGGAACAAGACGCCATCGGCTGCCAGCAGTTGCTGATGCCGACCATCCAGCCCGCGGATCTCTGGCGCGAAAGCGACCGCTACGATGCCTATGGGCCCGAAATGCTGCGTATCCGCGACCGCCACGAGCGCGACATGCTCTACGGCCCGACCAACGAGGAGCAAATTACCGACATCTTCCGCGGCTCGATCAAGTCGTATCGGGATCTGCCCAAGCTGCTCTATCACGTGCAGTGGAAGTTCCGCGACGAAATCCGCCCCCGCTTCGGCGTGATGCGCGGGCGCGAGTTCCTGATGAAGGACGCCTATTCGTTCGATCTCGATTACGCCGGCGCGCGCACTTCCTACAACAAGATGTTCGCGTGCTACCTGCGCACGTTCCAGCGGCTCGGGCTCAAGGCGATTCCGCTCGCCGCCGACACCGGCCCGATCGGCGGCGACCTCAGCCATGAATTCTTGATCCTCGCTGAAACCGGCGAATCGCAGGTATTCTGCCATCGCCAGCTGCTCGATTTCGCCTTACCCAACGCGGTGCCGGACGATCCCAAGGACTTGCAAGCCCTGGTCGACCGCTGGACCTCGGTCTACGCCGCGAGCGACGAGAAGCACGATCCGGCCAAGGGCGCCGCTCTGGGGGCTGATCTGGTCACCGCGCGCGGCATCGAGGTCGGGCATATCTTCTATTTCGGCACCAAGTACTCGAAGCCGATGAAGGCGATGGTCGCCGGACCCAAAGGCGAGGAAATCATGGTTGAAATGGGTTCCTACGGCATCGGTGTTTCGCGTCTCGTCGGCGCGATCATCGAGGCGTCCCACGATCTGGCCGGAATCGTCTGGCCCGAATCCGTCGCGCCGTTCCGTGTCGGGCTGATCAACCTCAAGAACGGCGATCCCGATTGCGACCGGGCGTGCGAGGAGATTTACCGCACCCTCGGCGAGCGCGGCGTGGCGACGCTCTACGACGACCGCGACCAGCGCGCGGGCGTCAAGTTCGCCGACATGGACCTGATCGGCCTGCCGTGGCAGCTGGTGGTCGGCCCGCGCGGGGTGAAAAGCGGCGTGGTCGAATTCAAGAACCGCAAGAGCGGCGAACGCCAGGAATTGAGCCGCGAGTCCGCGCTCGCCCGTCTCGTCGGCGACTGA
- a CDS encoding lipoprotein-releasing ABC transporter permease subunit, translating into MFTRFEWSVAMRYLRARRQEGFISVIAWFSLLGIALGVATLIIVMSVMNGFRHELLSRILGLNGHLGVYGLSAPLTDFDAMALAVRKVPGVVSATPIVEGQVMATARGAARGALVRGIRPDDLAKQSLVARSIVGGGLAQFEGEDAVVVGARLADRLGLAVGDRVTLISPQSTATALGTVPRMRAYRIVATFNVGMFEYDSSYVFMPLKAAQIYFRVPEAVTNLEVFVTDPDDAPRVGAHILGALQGKVRIHDWQQANSSFFNAVQVERNVMFLILTLIILVAAFNIVSSMIMLVKDKGRDIAILRTMGATRGSIMRIFFMSGASIGVIGTLAGFVLGVAFALNIEAIRQAIQGLTGGELFAAEIYFLSKLPARIDWSEVTAVVLMGLGLSFLATIYPSWRAATIDPAEALRYE; encoded by the coding sequence GTGTTCACCCGCTTCGAATGGTCGGTCGCCATGCGCTACCTGCGCGCGCGGCGCCAAGAAGGATTCATCTCCGTCATCGCTTGGTTCTCGTTGCTCGGCATCGCCCTCGGCGTCGCCACGCTCATCATCGTCATGTCGGTGATGAACGGATTCCGCCATGAACTGCTGTCGCGCATCCTCGGCCTCAACGGCCATCTCGGCGTCTATGGCCTAAGCGCGCCGCTGACCGATTTCGATGCCATGGCGCTCGCCGTGCGCAAGGTGCCAGGCGTCGTCTCCGCCACACCCATCGTCGAGGGCCAAGTGATGGCGACCGCGCGCGGTGCGGCGCGGGGTGCCCTGGTGCGCGGTATCCGACCCGACGACCTCGCCAAGCAAAGCCTGGTCGCCCGCAGCATCGTCGGCGGCGGGCTCGCCCAGTTCGAGGGGGAGGATGCGGTCGTGGTTGGCGCCCGGCTCGCCGACCGGCTCGGCCTAGCGGTCGGTGACCGCGTCACGCTCATTTCGCCGCAGAGCACGGCGACTGCGCTCGGCACCGTGCCGCGCATGCGCGCGTACCGGATCGTCGCCACCTTCAACGTCGGCATGTTCGAGTATGATTCCAGCTATGTTTTCATGCCGCTGAAAGCCGCGCAAATCTACTTCCGCGTGCCCGAGGCGGTCACCAACCTGGAAGTGTTCGTCACTGATCCCGACGATGCGCCGCGCGTCGGCGCGCACATCTTGGGCGCCCTGCAAGGCAAGGTCCGCATCCACGACTGGCAGCAGGCCAACTCCAGCTTCTTCAACGCGGTCCAGGTTGAACGCAACGTCATGTTCCTGATCCTGACCCTGATCATACTGGTCGCGGCGTTCAACATCGTTTCCAGCATGATCATGCTGGTCAAGGACAAGGGCCGCGACATAGCCATTCTGCGCACCATGGGCGCGACACGCGGCTCGATTATGCGCATCTTTTTCATGAGCGGGGCCAGCATCGGCGTCATCGGCACGCTCGCCGGATTCGTGCTCGGCGTCGCGTTCGCCCTCAACATCGAAGCGATCCGCCAGGCGATCCAGGGGCTGACCGGCGGCGAGCTGTTCGCCGCCGAAATTTATTTCCTCTCCAAGCTGCCGGCGCGCATCGACTGGTCGGAGGTGACGGCGGTGGTGCTGATGGGGCTCGGGCTTTCGTTCCTTGCCACCATCTATCCGTCCTGGCGCGCCGCAACCATCGATCCGGCCGAGGCCCTTCGTTATGAGTAA
- a CDS encoding ABC transporter ATP-binding protein has translation MSKTVLQLAEVVRVFRQGRDSLAVLKGANLSLRAGEIVALVGPSGAGKSTLLHIAGLLEKPDEGEVIIADLACGALDDDERTRLRRANLGFVYQYHHLLPEFSALENVIVPQAIAGLPRAEAESRARELLVTLGLAERANHRPARLSGGEQQRVAIARALANAPAVLLADEPTGNLDPHTADEVFGLLLKLARGANLAALIATHNVDLARRMDRTIRLHDGVLVDN, from the coding sequence ATGAGTAAGACCGTCTTGCAGCTCGCCGAGGTCGTGCGTGTGTTCCGCCAAGGCCGCGATTCGCTCGCGGTGTTGAAGGGCGCCAACCTGTCGCTTCGCGCGGGCGAGATCGTCGCCCTGGTCGGTCCCTCGGGCGCGGGCAAATCGACGCTGCTGCACATCGCCGGGCTTTTGGAAAAACCGGACGAGGGCGAAGTGATCATCGCCGACCTCGCCTGCGGCGCCCTCGACGACGACGAGCGCACCCGGCTGCGCCGCGCCAACCTGGGCTTTGTCTACCAGTACCACCACCTGCTGCCCGAGTTTTCGGCGCTGGAAAACGTGATCGTGCCCCAGGCCATCGCCGGACTGCCGCGCGCCGAGGCGGAGTCCCGCGCGCGCGAACTGTTGGTCACGCTTGGCCTTGCTGAGCGCGCCAACCATCGTCCGGCGCGCCTGTCGGGCGGCGAGCAGCAGCGCGTCGCCATCGCCCGCGCACTCGCCAACGCGCCCGCCGTCCTGCTCGCCGACGAGCCGACCGGCAACCTCGATCCGCATACCGCCGACGAGGTGTTCGGTCTCTTGCTCAAACTCGCGCGCGGCGCGAATCTTGCCGCCTTGATCGCCACCCACAACGTCGATCTCGCCCGACGCATGGACCGAACGATTCGCCTGCACGACGGCGTGCTTGTGGATAATTAG